DNA sequence from the candidate division WOR-3 bacterium genome:
ACGCCAGCGCCGACGGTGCGGCCGCCTTCGCGGATCGCGAAGCGCAGGCCTTGCTCGATCGCTACCGGACTGATCAACTCGATCTCAAAATTCGCATTGTCCCCA
Encoded proteins:
- the tuf gene encoding elongation factor Tu (EF-Tu; promotes GTP-dependent binding of aminoacyl-tRNA to the A-site of ribosomes during protein biosynthesis; when the tRNA anticodon matches the mRNA codon, GTP hydrolysis results; the inactive EF-Tu-GDP leaves the ribosome and release of GDP is promoted by elongation factor Ts; many prokaryotes have two copies of the gene encoding EF-Tu) codes for the protein GDNANFEIELISPVAIEQGLRFAIREGGRTVGAGVVTKIIE